GCCAGATCGCCCCCTGGCCGAAGAGCGCCGCCTGCTGATCCCCCGCGATCCCCGCGACCGGCAGCCCGCCCGGCAGGATGCCGACGTCCACCGTCTCGCCGAACACCCCGGAGGACGGGCGGATCGCCGGGAAGACCTCCCGGGGGATTCGCAGGTACCCGGTCAGCTCGGCGTCCCACTCGAGGCGGCCGATGTCGAGGCAGAGGGTGCGCGAGGCGTTCGAGGGGTCGGTGGCGTGGACGCGGCCGCCGGTGAGCTTCCAGAGGAGCCAGCTGTCCACGGTGCCGAAGGCGATCTCCCCCCGGGCGGCCCGCGATCGCAGCGCCGGCTCGGCGTCGAGGAGCCAGGCGATCTTCGTCCCCGAGAAGTAGGCGTCGCAGACGAGGCCCGTGCGCTCCCGCACGAGGGCCTCGAGCCCGTCGGCTCGCATCCGCTCGCAGAGCGGCGCCGAGCGCCGGCACTGCCAGACGATGGCCCGGTGCACCGGGCGCCCGGTCGCCCGCTCCCACAGGATGGTCGTCTCGCGCTGGTTGGTGATCCCGATGGCCGCGACCTCCCGCGGCGCGACGTGCGCCGCGGCCAGCGCCGCTTCGGCGGCGCCGAGCTGCGTCTGCCAGATCTCCTCCGGGTCGTGCTCGACCCAGCCCGGGCGGGGGAAATACTGCGGGAGCTCCCGGTAGCCGCGCGCCCGGACCGCCCCGTCGGCATCCACGACGAGCGCCGTCGAGCCCGTGGTCCCCTGGTCCAGGGCCAGGACGTAGCGCGGGGCTCCCACGGTCGCTACTCCCCCGCGCGCAGCTTGAGCGCGAGGTCGGGGCGATCCGTCGTCACGTAGTCCACGCCCAGCGCGAGGGCCTGGCGGAGCTCGTCGGATTCGTTGACCGTCCAGACGCCGAGGCCGAGCCCGGCGGCCCGAGCGGTCTCGACCGCCTCCGCCGACAGCAGCGCGCGCTCGATCCCGACCTCGTTGGCCCCGATCGCGACGAGACGCGCGGTGGCCGCGCCCAGGCCGCCGAGCCGGTCCGCCTCGCGCCGGCTCAGCAGGCCGGTCAGGCGGATCCGCGGGGCCAGCGCCCGGAGCCGCTCGAGGCTCTGCCACTCGAAGGCCATCACCGTCGTCCGATCGCGGAGAGCGGCCTCGTCGAGCAGACCGAGCACCTTCTCCTCGATCCCCGGATACCGGGCACCGTCGACCCCGACCTTGATCTCGACCAGGAGGCCGGCGGGGGTCGGCATGACCAGCGCCAGCACGTCGCGCAGCCGCGGCACGCCCTCCCTCACCCCACCCTTGAGGGTGACCGGGCCGAAGTCGGCCCAGGTGAGGTCGCGCACGGGACCCCGTCCGGTGGTGGTCCGGTCGAGCGTCGGGTCGTGGAGGACGACCACCTCGCCGTCGCGGGTCAGGTGGACGTCCAGCTCCAGGAGGTCGACCCCCAGGCCCAGGGCGCCCCGGAAGGCCGTCAGACTGTTCTCCGGCCAGAGGAGCGCGCCGCCGCGGTGGGCCGCCACCAGCGGGCGCGCGCCTCCCGCCGACGGCCCGGTCACCAGGAGCCCCGCCAGCAGCGCCAGGGCGAGCCCGCCGAGGGCGGCGCGCCCGCGGCGGCCCCGGCGCGCCTCACGATCGGGTCGACCCGAACTCGACCAGCTCATCGGTGTACCGGCCGAGGTGGTCCTCGAACCGTACCCAGTAGCGGGCGGCCGGGGCGTACCAGTAGGTCTCCAGCGCTTGGGCCTCCCTGCCCAGCCGCTCGATCCGGAGCGCGACGAAGGCACCGGCCATGACGCTCACGGCCTCGACCCGGGGCCCCACCCGCCAGGAGTTCACGTACCGCCCGTCCTGCCGCCCGTCGCGGTAGTCGAACTCCTGCTCCCACGTCTTGCCGAGGGCGAGCGGCCAGACGAAGAACATGGCCGGCGGGTCGAAGCGGTTGAGGAGCCGGGGTCCGACGGTCTGCTCCCGCAGGTGGAGGTCCGGCGTCCAGTACCGCGTGATCTCCTGGCCGAGCCAGCTCATCCGCATGGTGTAGCCGTCGGCGCCGGCCTCCGCCACCTCGTGAGTGACCACCAGGCTCGGGCCGCCGGCGGTGAGCATCGGCGTCCGCCGGAAGACCCAGCGATCGCCGACCGTCCACGTCGGCCGGGCCAGCTGGGCCGGCGGCGGGGCCTTCGGTGTCCCCGCGCAGCCGGCCAGGAGGACCAGGAGCGCGAGCGCCCGCCACCGAGGCCGTCGCCCGGGCCGGCTCCCGGTCACTTCTCGCTCTCGATGAGGCCCTTGACGAACCACCGCTGCATGAAGAGGATCACCGCCACCGGCGGCAAGAGCGCCATCATGGCGGCCGCCATGATCACGTTCCACTCGGGGATCTCGCCGCCGCCCCGCGGGACCAGCTTCTCGATCCCGATGACGACCGTGCGCATCTCCTCCGAGTTGGTCACCATGAGGGGCCAGAGATACTCGTTCCAGCCGTAGATGAACAGGATCACGAAGAGGGCGGCGATGTTCGTCCCGGACAGCGGCAGGAGGAAGGACCACAGGAAGCGCAGCGGCCCGGCCCCGTCCAGCTGGGCCGCTTCGGCCAGCGAGTCGGGGACGGTCTGATAGAACTGCCGGAAGAGGAACGTCGCGGTGGCGGACGCCATCAGCGGCACGGTCAGGCCCCAGTACGAGTCGATCCAGCCGAGCGTCGAGATCACCTCGTAGGTCGACATGATCCGGACCGGGACCGGCAGCATGAGCGTGACGAAGATCATCCAGAACACGACCTGCTTCCCGCGGAAGTTGAAGTACACGATGGCGAAGGCCGACAGGATCGAGATCGCGATCTTCCCGACCGCGATGCCGACGGCCATCACGAGGCTGTTGACGAGCAAGCGGCCGAGCTTCCCCTTGACCCAGGCCGCGGCGTAGTTCTCCCCGACGTGCCAGGAGGGCGTGAGCCGCGGGGGCACCGAGGTGACCTCCCCCAGGCTCTGGGTGCTGATGACGAAGGCGTAGTAGAGCGGGAAGGCGATGAGGGCGATGACCGCGATCAGGCCCGCGTGGACCAGCAGGCGCCGGCCGGCCCGCGCCCGCCGGGCCGGCCGGGCGGCGCCGAGGCCGACCCGGTCGACCGCGACCTCGATGGCGCCGTCCGGGCTCAATAGGTGACCCGCTTCTCGGCGTACCGGAACTGGAGCATCGTGAGGCCGATGACGACGACCATCAGGATGACCGATTGCGCCGCCGAGGTGCCGAGCTGCTGGTTGACGAACCCGTCGTTGTACGCCTTGTAGACGAGGATCTCGGTGGCGTGGCCGGGCCCGCCCTGGGTCACGGCGTGGACGAGGCCGAACGTCTCGAAGAACGAGAAGACCATGTTGAGGACGAACAGGAAGAACGTGATCGGCGACAGGAGCGGGAAGACCACCCGCCAGAAGCGCCGGACGGGGTCGGCCCCGTCCACCTGGGCGGCTTCCAGGACCGAGGTCGGGATCGACTGGAGGCCGGCCAGGAAGAAGGCGATGTTGTAGCCGAGCTGCTTCCAGACGGCGGCCGTGATGAGCATCAGCATGGCCACCCAACCCTCCAGCAGCCAGTTGAACTGGAACGAACCGACGGCGGCCAGGACGTACGGCAGGACGCCGTAGGCGGGATGAAAGATGAAGAGCCAGATGATCCCGGCCACCGCCGGGGCGATCCCGTACGGCCAGAGGAGCGCGGTCCGGTAGATGGCGAGCCCCCGGATCTTCTGGTTGGCCAGCACCGCCAGGCCGAGCGAGGCGGTCAGCCCCCCGAAGGTGACCCCGAAGGCGAAGACGAAGCTGTTGACGGCGCTCTGGAGGTACTCGCCGGAGCCGAGCAGCCGGGTGTAATTGTCCAGGCCGGCGAAGATCAGCCGGTCGCCGAACGGGGAGGTGCGGTAGAGGGCGAGCCGGAGCGAGCCGAACGCGGGCCAGAAGAAGAAGACGAGCGTCACCACCACCTGCGGCAGCACCAGCAGGTAGGGCAACCACCGGTTCCGGAAGACCGTCCGCTTCACCGCAACCGGTTACCCTCTCCCCCGCCACGGAGGAGAGAGTAGGGTGAGGGGGTCGCTCACTTGTACAGCGAGGCGAATTCCTTCAGGAGCTCGCTCCCCTTCTTCACCGCGTCGTCGAGGCCCTGCTTGGCGGTTTTCTTGCCGGCCAGCATCTCCTCCAGCTCGGCCTCCAGCGTGTCGCGGACGCCCTGATAGTTGCCGATCCGGATCCCCTGGCTGTTCGCGGTCGTCTTGCCGCTCGAGATCTGGTCGAACGCCGTGAAGTGGTTCGGGTGCTTCTTGAACCAGCCCTCGGCCTCGAGCCGCTTCACGGCCGACTGCGAGATCGGCAGGTAGCCCGTCACCTGGTGCCACCAGGCCTGGAGGTCGTCGTCGCCCAGGAATTTCAGGAACTGGGCCATGCCCCTGTGCTCGAAGGGCTTGTGCCCTTTCATGACCCACAGCGTCGTCCCGCCGATGATCGAGTTCCCCTGCCCGTAGCCGCCGAGCCGCGGGAGCCGCCCCGTCCCCCACTCGAACTTGGCGTCGCGCATCACCGCGCCCATGAAGGCGCTGGAGGTGACCTGGATCGCGCACTGACCGCCGGTGAACATCGGCTCCGCCTTGTTGGTGCGGCCGCCGTAGGTGTAGAGGCCGGCCTTCTGCCAGCGGGCGAGCGTGTCCCACAGCTTGACGCCGAACTCCCCGTTGACGCGGA
This genomic stretch from Candidatus Methylomirabilota bacterium harbors:
- the glpK gene encoding glycerol kinase GlpK, with translation MGAPRYVLALDQGTTGSTALVVDADGAVRARGYRELPQYFPRPGWVEHDPEEIWQTQLGAAEAALAAAHVAPREVAAIGITNQRETTILWERATGRPVHRAIVWQCRRSAPLCERMRADGLEALVRERTGLVCDAYFSGTKIAWLLDAEPALRSRAARGEIAFGTVDSWLLWKLTGGRVHATDPSNASRTLCLDIGRLEWDAELTGYLRIPREVFPAIRPSSGVFGETVDVGILPGGLPVAGIAGDQQAALFGQGAIWPGDAKNTYGTGCFLLLHTGPKRIHSTRGLLTTVAWSLPAPGGGVHDVSYALEGAIFVAGAAVQWLRDGLGLIATAAESETLAASVPDTGGVYLVPAFVGLGAPYWDMYARGTLVGLTRGTTRAHVVRAALEAIAYQTRDVLDVMAAEAGHRPAELRVDGGATANDWLCQFQADVLGLPVLRPEVRETTALGAAYLAGLGVGLWRSPAALRDLWRLDRRFEPSMPPARREALYAGWQRAVGRARDWARE
- a CDS encoding sugar ABC transporter permease; translation: MKRTVFRNRWLPYLLVLPQVVVTLVFFFWPAFGSLRLALYRTSPFGDRLIFAGLDNYTRLLGSGEYLQSAVNSFVFAFGVTFGGLTASLGLAVLANQKIRGLAIYRTALLWPYGIAPAVAGIIWLFIFHPAYGVLPYVLAAVGSFQFNWLLEGWVAMLMLITAAVWKQLGYNIAFFLAGLQSIPTSVLEAAQVDGADPVRRFWRVVFPLLSPITFFLFVLNMVFSFFETFGLVHAVTQGGPGHATEILVYKAYNDGFVNQQLGTSAAQSVILMVVVIGLTMLQFRYAEKRVTY
- the ugpE gene encoding sn-glycerol-3-phosphate ABC transporter permease UgpE, translating into MLVHAGLIAVIALIAFPLYYAFVISTQSLGEVTSVPPRLTPSWHVGENYAAAWVKGKLGRLLVNSLVMAVGIAVGKIAISILSAFAIVYFNFRGKQVVFWMIFVTLMLPVPVRIMSTYEVISTLGWIDSYWGLTVPLMASATATFLFRQFYQTVPDSLAEAAQLDGAGPLRFLWSFLLPLSGTNIAALFVILFIYGWNEYLWPLMVTNSEEMRTVVIGIEKLVPRGGGEIPEWNVIMAAAMMALLPPVAVILFMQRWFVKGLIESEK
- a CDS encoding glycerophosphodiester phosphodiesterase family protein; protein product: MSWSSSGRPDREARRGRRGRAALGGLALALLAGLLVTGPSAGGARPLVAAHRGGALLWPENSLTAFRGALGLGVDLLELDVHLTRDGEVVVLHDPTLDRTTTGRGPVRDLTWADFGPVTLKGGVREGVPRLRDVLALVMPTPAGLLVEIKVGVDGARYPGIEEKVLGLLDEAALRDRTTVMAFEWQSLERLRALAPRIRLTGLLSRREADRLGGLGAATARLVAIGANEVGIERALLSAEAVETARAAGLGLGVWTVNESDELRQALALGVDYVTTDRPDLALKLRAGE